The segment CGCTGCAACGGCACGACCGCCCGGCGGAACTCCACGAGTTCCCGTTTGAGCTGGTAGACCTGCTGGATCGGGGCGCTCTTGTCGCGCGAGAAGACGCCCTCCTCGATGATGTCGAGATCCGCCTCGACCTGGTCAGCCACCTCGAGGTAGTGGTCGACGACCCGGTCGGTCACCGCGTACGCCACCGCCCACGGCCCCTGCTCCAGCAGCACCGCCCGCTGCGACTCCAGGTCGGCCCGGACCGGCGCCATCTCGGAGGCGTCGCCGTGCCGGACGGTGATGACGAACCGCTCACCGATGAAAATCATCATCTGGCCGGTCTCCACCACCTGCTGACTCTCGGTCAGCTCCTGGTGCGGGACGTACCGCGCGGTCCGCAGGACCAGGAAGTGCACCGCGCCGAACTGCTCCAGCTTGGGCCGCTGCTCGGCCTTGACCGCGTCCTCCACGGCCAGCTCGTGCAGCCCGTAGGTCCGCGCGATCGCCGCCATCTCGCCCTGGGACGGCTCGTGCAGCCCCAGCCAGACGAAAGCGCCGTCCTGCCGGCAGGCTTCGATCAGCGCCCGGTCCGGGGTGAACTCACCCGGCATCCGCTTGCCCTCGA is part of the Actinoplanes sp. NBC_00393 genome and harbors:
- a CDS encoding magnesium and cobalt transport protein CorA, whose protein sequence is MTENRGRPLGRTLAERMRGFLTNGENAEPNGARGHAATSVVDCGVYVEGKRMPGEFTPDRALIEACRQDGAFVWLGLHEPSQGEMAAIARTYGLHELAVEDAVKAEQRPKLEQFGAVHFLVLRTARYVPHQELTESQQVVETGQMMIFIGERFVITVRHGDASEMAPVRADLESQRAVLLEQGPWAVAYAVTDRVVDHYLEVADQVEADLDIIEEGVFSRDKSAPIQQVYQLKRELVEFRRAVVPLQRPLAAITGSQGVVPKEIRRYFRDVQDHLTRTVEQVSSYDDLLNSILQARLAQVTVDQNNDMRKIASWAAIATVWTAFAGVYGMNFDYMPETDWKYGYPALIAVLSVITVLLYRSLRRNGWL